A window from Desulfovibrio subterraneus encodes these proteins:
- a CDS encoding peptidase U32 family protein, with translation MDRLDAALTYGANACYLGGTSLSLRAGTGGFDREALDTACSKAHARGASIYYTLNVLPHETHLSGIAASLEVLAESAVDGLIIADPGVLRMARRYAPDKAVHLSTQANTANSEAVGFWYDLGIRRVNLARELGARAMRELVRNYPDMEFEVFVHGAMCLALSGRCLLSAWLNRRPANLGECTHPCRFEYRATDLSGRCHDCAAEGHAHMGDALLGVEEKTRDTGTMWEVTREEPYSAFWAPEDLCLVKYMPWFVRTGIASLKIEGRMKTPSYVAHVTDAYRTALDDVAAGCFRPEKYLYELRNTASRNLNTGFFLPDGNRVSLPPLQDTERRPIVAQVRERLAEDAWKVAVRSPWNSDRPIQIMQTGLRRPELPAGAYTLENHRGEASTQLHPGMEGVLRCDPSILPSGPETLEHGLFLR, from the coding sequence GTCTCGACGCTGCCCTTACCTACGGGGCCAATGCCTGCTACCTTGGCGGCACCTCCCTCAGCCTGCGCGCAGGAACGGGCGGATTCGACCGTGAAGCGCTGGACACAGCCTGCAGCAAGGCACATGCGCGGGGCGCATCCATATACTACACGCTCAACGTGCTGCCACATGAGACGCATCTTTCCGGGATTGCCGCCTCGCTGGAGGTACTGGCCGAATCCGCTGTGGACGGCCTGATTATTGCCGACCCCGGCGTTCTGCGAATGGCCCGCCGCTATGCTCCCGACAAGGCCGTGCACCTGAGCACGCAGGCCAATACGGCCAACAGCGAAGCCGTGGGATTCTGGTACGACCTGGGCATCCGCCGCGTGAACCTTGCTCGCGAACTCGGCGCACGCGCCATGCGCGAACTGGTGCGCAACTACCCCGACATGGAATTCGAGGTCTTTGTGCACGGGGCCATGTGTCTGGCCCTTTCCGGCCGCTGCCTGCTCTCCGCATGGCTGAACCGCCGCCCTGCAAACCTTGGTGAATGCACCCACCCCTGCCGGTTCGAATATCGGGCCACCGACCTTTCCGGCCGCTGCCACGACTGCGCAGCAGAAGGCCATGCCCACATGGGCGATGCCCTGCTCGGCGTGGAGGAAAAAACCCGCGACACCGGCACCATGTGGGAAGTAACCCGCGAAGAGCCCTACAGCGCCTTCTGGGCACCGGAGGACCTGTGCCTTGTCAAGTACATGCCGTGGTTCGTGCGCACGGGCATTGCATCGCTCAAGATCGAAGGCCGTATGAAAACGCCGAGCTATGTAGCCCATGTGACAGATGCCTACCGCACCGCTCTTGATGACGTGGCAGCAGGTTGCTTCCGCCCTGAAAAATATCTCTATGAACTGCGCAACACCGCCTCGCGCAACCTGAACACCGGCTTCTTTCTCCCTGATGGCAACCGCGTTTCGCTGCCCCCGCTGCAGGACACTGAACGTCGCCCCATTGTCGCGCAGGTACGTGAACGCCTTGCGGAAGACGCATGGAAGGTGGCCGTGCGTTCCCCCTGGAACAGCGACCGCCCCATACAGATCATGCAGACCGGCCTTCGCCGACCCGAGCTGCCCGCCGGAGCGTACACCCTTGAGAACCACAGGGGAGAAGCCTCTACCCAGCTCCATCCGGGCATGGAGGGTGTGCTGCGGTGCGATCCTTCCATCCTGCCCTCCGGACCGGAAACGCTCGAACATGGACTGTTTCTGCGCTGA